One window of the Candidatus Nanopelagicales bacterium genome contains the following:
- a CDS encoding ComEA family DNA-binding protein, producing MRPDVPVEEWTAGVRDRLADLARSWRPPPAPTRGRPEAPPRETNRGEEVRDDEVRDDEVRDEEFWGEAFRDAGDEGGPAAASSRWVPDRRGLRAVGVVVATLLLIAAWWWWTGRPRAVTPVEALPAVVSDQAVAAPSSAALAGTSADAIAATVSTVPDGATAGAATGGQPVPEVVVHVLGTVVHPGVYRLPAGSRVVDAVDAAGGLRPGARSGTVNLARVLVDGEQVRLGPGAATPAPSAGPGVPGQGAAGAASAGPGAPGAVPGGQVVLDLNAATAEQLEELPRIGPVLAQRIIDWRLAHGPFRDVVELQEVPGIGAATFAGLAPLVRV from the coding sequence TCGCGGACCTGGCCCGGTCCTGGCGTCCGCCGCCGGCGCCGACGAGGGGCCGCCCTGAGGCGCCCCCGCGTGAGACGAACCGGGGCGAGGAGGTCCGGGACGACGAGGTCCGGGACGACGAGGTCCGGGACGAGGAGTTCTGGGGCGAGGCGTTTCGGGACGCTGGGGATGAGGGCGGCCCGGCTGCGGCGTCCTCGCGGTGGGTGCCGGACCGGCGCGGGCTGCGGGCGGTCGGTGTGGTCGTCGCCACGCTGCTGCTGATCGCTGCCTGGTGGTGGTGGACCGGCCGACCCCGAGCGGTGACACCGGTCGAGGCCCTGCCGGCCGTCGTCTCCGACCAGGCGGTCGCTGCACCGTCCTCGGCGGCGCTCGCCGGGACGTCCGCGGATGCGATCGCCGCAACGGTCTCCACCGTCCCGGACGGGGCGACGGCCGGCGCGGCCACCGGCGGGCAGCCGGTGCCGGAGGTGGTGGTCCACGTCCTGGGCACCGTCGTCCACCCCGGGGTCTACCGGCTGCCGGCGGGGTCCCGGGTCGTGGACGCGGTCGACGCCGCGGGAGGGCTGCGCCCCGGGGCGCGGTCCGGCACCGTCAACCTGGCCCGGGTGCTGGTCGACGGGGAGCAGGTCCGGCTCGGTCCCGGCGCTGCGACGCCGGCGCCCTCGGCCGGACCGGGGGTCCCGGGGCAGGGGGCCGCGGGTGCTGCGTCCGCAGGCCCGGGCGCGCCGGGGGCGGTGCCGGGAGGGCAGGTCGTGCTGGACCTCAACGCGGCGACGGCAGAGCAGTTGGAGGAGCTGCCGAGGATCGGGCCGGTCCTGGCGCAGCGGATCATCGACTGGCGGCTGGCCCACGGACCGTTCCGCGACGTCGTCGAGCTGCAGGAGGTACCGGGCATCGGGGCGGCGACGTTCGCCGGGCTGGCCCCGCTGGTGCGGGTGTGA